In Candidatus Methylomirabilis sp., one genomic interval encodes:
- a CDS encoding cupin domain-containing protein — MERWRSEGRMLWGGGAGLVALALLVGAGTWAYGGAKITVNSLDEILRGNPLPADKTAQVTWKARAGNSELQVIEMSKIKLHHHAQEDHVLYIARGQGTARLGDETRQVKAGDILNLPKGIPHSFTKEGKENLVLIVVATAGWKPLEDTKFYE, encoded by the coding sequence ATGGAGCGCTGGCGGAGCGAGGGGCGTATGCTGTGGGGCGGGGGGGCGGGCCTCGTGGCCCTGGCCCTGCTGGTCGGGGCTGGCACCTGGGCCTACGGGGGCGCGAAGATCACCGTGAATAGCCTGGACGAGATCCTGAGGGGGAACCCGCTCCCCGCGGACAAGACGGCCCAGGTGACCTGGAAGGCCCGGGCAGGCAACTCGGAGCTCCAGGTGATCGAAATGAGTAAGATCAAGCTCCACCACCACGCCCAGGAAGACCACGTGCTCTACATCGCGCGCGGGCAAGGGACAGCCCGGCTCGGCGATGAGACCAGGCAGGTCAAGGCCGGGGATATCCTGAACCTCCCCAAGGGGATTCCCCACAGCTTCACCAAGGAGGGGAAGGAGAACCTGGTTCTGATTGTGGTCGCCACGGCCGGCTGGAAGCCCCTAGAGGACACCAAGTTCTACGAGTAG
- a CDS encoding MOSC domain-containing protein produces MRLLSVNVGLPRRVTWRGKTVTTAIFKEPVEGRIRLQRLNLDGDRQADLSVHGGPAKAVYAYPAEHYPYWREQLPDRDLSWGTFGENLTIEGLSEDTVRIGDRFRMGTAELVVTQPRLPCFKLGIRFGDPGMVKRFLASRRTGFYLTVLEEGDVGAGDPITQVSLGEAPVTVADITRLYVDGGEDIEGLQRAVRVEALPEDWRDYFRERLARIRS; encoded by the coding sequence ATGCGACTTCTCTCCGTCAACGTCGGCCTCCCCCGCCGGGTGACCTGGAGAGGCAAGACGGTCACCACGGCGATCTTCAAGGAGCCCGTCGAAGGGCGCATCCGATTGCAACGGCTCAACCTGGACGGGGACCGTCAGGCGGACCTGTCGGTCCATGGCGGCCCGGCCAAGGCGGTCTACGCGTACCCGGCGGAGCACTACCCCTACTGGCGGGAGCAATTGCCGGACCGGGACCTCTCCTGGGGCACGTTCGGGGAAAATCTGACCATCGAAGGCCTGTCGGAGGATACCGTCAGGATTGGGGACCGGTTCCGTATGGGCACGGCTGAGCTCGTCGTGACACAGCCGCGGCTGCCCTGCTTCAAGCTCGGGATCCGGTTCGGGGACCCCGGCATGGTGAAGCGCTTCCTCGCGAGCCGGCGGACCGGCTTCTACCTGACGGTCCTCGAGGAGGGAGACGTCGGGGCCGGGGACCCGATCACGCAGGTGAGTCTGGGGGAGGCGCCGGTGACGGTCGCCGATATCACCCGCCTGTACGTGGACGGGGGGGAGGACATCGAGGGGTTGCAGCGCGCGGTTCGCGTCGAAGCTCTGCCCGAGGACTGGCGGGACTACTTCCGCGAGCGGCTTGCGAGAATCCGCTCCTGA
- a CDS encoding integrase core domain-containing protein translates to AAAFEAACQQRGLRLFVLPPRSPKLNGRVERAQRTHTEEFYEVTPCARELAAVNRQLQAWERIYNTVRPHQALGYLTPQQFLRQQRARRGQMECH, encoded by the coding sequence TCGCGGCCGCCTTCGAGGCGGCCTGCCAGCAGCGGGGCCTCCGCCTCTTCGTGCTCCCGCCCCGCTCCCCGAAGCTCAACGGCCGGGTCGAGCGGGCCCAGCGGACCCACACGGAGGAGTTCTATGAGGTCACCCCCTGCGCCCGCGAGCTGGCCGCGGTGAACCGGCAGCTCCAGGCCTGGGAGCGGATCTACAACACAGTCCGGCCCCACCAGGCCCTGGGGTACCTCACCCCCCAGCAGTTCCTGCGGCAACAGCGCGCCCGCCGAGGGCAGATGGAGTGTCACTAA